A region of the Candidatus Micrarchaeia archaeon genome:
CAGAAGCCCGAAAATCTCGCCCTCGCGTATGCTGATTGAAATGCTGTCCACCGCGGTCAGCGTCCCGAATTTCCTGGTGAGCATGCTGGTCTCTATGATGTTTTTGGCCTGGTCCATAAAATCACTCTGATATTTTCACTCATTCTCGTAAAAGTTTCCATCGAATCTATGCTTGAGCTTGTTTATTTACATTGCTGGGCAGCTGGATAACACTCAAAGATGTAATCCGGGCCTATTTTTTTAACGTTCTCAGTACGCAATTTCATTGCCCGCGCCACCAGTTCGCTGCCGTTCCCTCCGAACGCAGTTTTCGCCTCGCGCCCTCCGATGAGCATGGGTGCATAAACCAGCACCAACTTGTCTATGAGCCCGGCATCCAGAAAGCTTCCCTGCACTTCGCCTCCGCCCTCGACAAGCACGGAAATCATTCCCATCTTCCCCAATTCAACGAGCAGAATTCTCAAATCCACCCTGCCTCCCCCGCACAAAATCACTTTCGCTCCATTTTGTTCGAGCGCCTTTTTCCTCTCTTCGCGCGCGTTCACGCAGGTTGCGATTATGGTTTTCCCTTCCTGGAGCAGTTTCGCCCCAAGAGGGGTTCTCAGCGCATCGTCAAGCACGATTTTCACCGGATTCCTTCCTCCTGGAATCCGCGCAGTGAGCTGAGGATCGTCTTCGAGCACAGTGTTTATCCCGACCAGCACAGCGTCGCAGGAGCTTCTCATCCCATGCGCATATCTCCTGGCCTTTTCCCCGCTTATCCATCTAGAGTCCCCCGTCCTGGTCGCGATTTTCCCGTCCATGCTCATCGCAGCCTTCACAATCACGAAGGGAAGCCCGGTTCTGCAGTATTTCACGAACACCTCGTTCTGCTTTACCGCCTCATCCTCCAGCACTCCGCATTCAACTTCCAGCCCGGCTTTGCGCAGTTCGTTTTCCCCTCCGCCAGCAACGTTCGGATTAGGGTCCTTCATCCCGAAAACCACTTTTGAAATTCCCGCATCAATAACCGCTTTCGTGCATGGGGGCGTTTTTCCAAAATGGTTGCACGGCTCAAGAGTGGAGTACAAAACCGCCCCCTTCGCGTCCTCTGCATTCCGGAGGCTTTTGAGCGCATCCACTTCCGCGTGCGCCATCCCGGCTTTTTCATGGTATCCTTTCCCGATTATTTTTCCGCCCTTCACTATCAACGCCCCAACATAAGGATTAGGGGAAGGATTGCCTTTCGCGGCCAGTTTGAGCGCCAGCCGCATGAATTTCTCGTCTTCGCTTTGCTCCATGCCAATCGCTTGCACAAGTGATTACAGGATATGCCCCATCCTGTCTTTTTTCGTTTTCAGGTATCTCTCGTTGTATCCGTTAGCCTCCACCACTATGGGCACCCTTTCCACCACGCCTATCCCATGCGCCTTCAAATCCTCAATCTTTTTCGGATTGTTCGTAATCAGCCTTATTCTCCCTATTCCCATCTCCCGCAGTATTTTAGCTGCTGCCCCGTAAGTCCGTTCATCTCCTTTGAATCCTAATTTCTGGTTCGCCTCCAGCGTATCTAATCCTTCGTCCTGCAGTTTGTACGCCCTCACTTTGTTCACCAGCCCTATCCCCCTTCCCTCCTGATCCATGTATATGAGCAGCCCGTTTCCGTTTTTTCGTATCATTTCCAGCGAGCGCTCGAGCTGGCCCCTGCAGTCGCACCTGAGCGATCCGAAAACGTCGCCAGTGAGGCATTTCGAGTGCATGCGCACGAGCACCGGCTCCTTCAGCTCGCCGTATTCGAGCACCAGTATTTCCTGGCCCTCGTCCTTGTAGGCGCGCATCTGGAAATCCCCGAGCCGCGTGGGGAAAAAAACCTTTGTCTCGCCGTTCATCCAATCATGCCTCCAAATGCGCTCATTTCCTCATCTCGTTCACCAGCTTTACCGCGGACTGCACCGCCCTTTCCGCGTATTCCTTCTTCCTGGCTTCTGCCTGGGGGAATGTGGCTCCTGGCCCTATCACCCCAAGAACAACGGGCTTTTTGAATTCGAGCGAAAGCCCGGAAATCTCCCTGGACGCGTTTTCCGCAACAATCTCATCATGCTTGGTTTCGCCTTTTTTCACGAATCCCAAAGTTACAACCGCATCAATCCGTTTATTCCAGAGCAGCTTCTTTACCGCAAGGGGCATGTCAAAAACCCCAGGCACATGGAGCACTTCCACTAAATCAATTCCGCTCTTTTCCGCCTCGTTCATCGCGCGTTTCTCCATTTCGCTGGTGATGCCTGGATTGAATTCCGCGACCACAAGTCCGATTCCCATCTTTCGTTCGCGGGTTTTTATTTCCCCTTCATCCTCTTTCCCCTGCCGC
Encoded here:
- the ribD gene encoding bifunctional diaminohydroxyphosphoribosylaminopyrimidine deaminase/5-amino-6-(5-phosphoribosylamino)uracil reductase RibD, which translates into the protein MEQSEDEKFMRLALKLAAKGNPSPNPYVGALIVKGGKIIGKGYHEKAGMAHAEVDALKSLRNAEDAKGAVLYSTLEPCNHFGKTPPCTKAVIDAGISKVVFGMKDPNPNVAGGGENELRKAGLEVECGVLEDEAVKQNEVFVKYCRTGLPFVIVKAAMSMDGKIATRTGDSRWISGEKARRYAHGMRSSCDAVLVGINTVLEDDPQLTARIPGGRNPVKIVLDDALRTPLGAKLLQEGKTIIATCVNAREERKKALEQNGAKVILCGGGRVDLRILLVELGKMGMISVLVEGGGEVQGSFLDAGLIDKLVLVYAPMLIGGREAKTAFGGNGSELVARAMKLRTENVKKIGPDYIFECYPAAQQCK
- the ribA gene encoding GTP cyclohydrolase II, producing MNGETKVFFPTRLGDFQMRAYKDEGQEILVLEYGELKEPVLVRMHSKCLTGDVFGSLRCDCRGQLERSLEMIRKNGNGLLIYMDQEGRGIGLVNKVRAYKLQDEGLDTLEANQKLGFKGDERTYGAAAKILREMGIGRIRLITNNPKKIEDLKAHGIGVVERVPIVVEANGYNERYLKTKKDRMGHIL